The Pseudomonas benzenivorans region CGCACATGGCAGTTGTCGAGGATCGAGTGGTTCTGGCCGTAGGCCTTGTCGATCTGGTTGAGCGACTGCGAAATCAGGAAGGCGCGCAGCCCATAGCCGGCCATGAAGGCCAGGGCCGACTCGAAGAAATCCAGGCGCCCCAGTGCCGGGAACTCGTCGAGCATCAAGAGCAGCTTGTGTTTGCGCTCAATGCCGTCGGCGCCGTCCAGGGACTCGGTCAGGCGCCGGCCGATCTGGTTGAGGATCAGGCGGATCAGCGGCTTGGTGCGGCTGATGTCCGAGGGCGGCACCACCAGGTACAGCGACAGCGGATGCTCTGCCGAGATCAGGTCGGCGATGCGCCAGTCGCAGCGCGAGGTGACCGCGGCCACCGTCGGGTCGCGATACAAGCCGAGGAAGGACATGGCCGTGGACAGCACGCCGGAGCGCTCGTTCTCGCTCTTGTTCAGCACCTCCCGGGCGGCCGAGGCCACCACCGGATGGGGACCGTCGCCCAGGTGGGGCGTGCTCATCATCCGCTGCAGCGTCAGCTCGAAGGTGCAAGCCGGATCGGAGAGGAAGTTGGCGACGCCCCGCAGGGTCTTGTCCTGGCCGGCGTAGAGCACGTGGAGGATGGCGCCGACCAGCAGCGCATGGCTGGTCTTCTCCCAATGGTTGCGCCGTTCCAGGGCGCCCTCCGGGTCGACCAGAATGTCGGCGATGTTCTGCACATCGCGCACCTCATGGGTGCCGCGGCGCACCTCGAGCAGCGGGTTGTAGGCCGCCGAGGCCGCATCGGTGGGGTTGAACAGCAGGCAGTGGGAGAAGCGTGCGCGCCAGCCGGCGGTCAGGCTCCAGTTCTCGCCCTTGATGTCGTGAATCACCGCCGAGGCCGGCCAGGCGAGCAGGGTGGGCACCACCAGGCCGACGCCCTTGCCCGAGCGCGTCGGCGCGAAGGCCAGCACATGCTCGGGGCCTTCGTGGCGCAGGTACTGCTCATTGAACAGGCCGAGGAACACGCCGGCCGGCCGGGTCAGTCCGGCCTGACGCACCTCATCCGCCTCGGCCCAGCGCGCCGAGCCATAGGTGGTGACCCGCCGCGCCTGGCGGGCGCGCCAGAGGGCCATGCCGATGGCCACCGCCAACGCCAGCAGGCTGCTGCAGGCGGCGATGGTGCCACCGACGTTGAACACCTCCGGCGCGTAGGCATCGAAGACGAACCACCATTCGAACAGGCGCCAGGGGTGGTAGACCGGCGTGCCCAGCACCTCGAACCAGGGCGCCCCCAGGCGCACTTGATAGCCGAGCGCGGCCGCCGTCCACTGCGTGGCACTCCATACCCCGCACAGGGTGATGGCCAACACCGCCAACACCTGGCCGTACAGCACAGTCGTCGCTTGCATCCCTGAGCCCAACCTCTCCGACATAACCCGCGGCACGCAGAGGTGCCGCGGGCGAGAGGTTCGACATTGGTGGGGAAGGGGTCAAAGACCGTTTCGTGGCTGATTAGGACCGAGGTGACAACAGTGGTGGATCAGTAGCTGAGGAGAAGGAAGCAGCAGCTCATGGCGTTGCGCGGAGGATGTTCGGCCTTGGCCTGCGCCCTGGCCTTTACGAGCTTGTATCTAGCGCTTCCTTGTAGGGGCAACGTGCTGAATCATCGAAGTGGTTGATGGAGTACAGGAATTTCTTGTGCAACAAAGGCGCGCAAGTGCTCCATGAAGCATTCCTGGAAGAGCGAGGGCCTGCTTTGTGGGGGCAGCAAAAGGCTGAAGTCCATTTCGATGGCCGGCTCAAAGGGGCGGAATACGATGCCTTCGCTCCGGTTTTCCAGCGCAGTAATGGCATCGACCAGTGCGATACCGCCCCCCTGCTCGACAAGGGCGCAGAGGGTTGCGGATAGCTGCGCCTCCAGTTGCAGTCGGCGGTTCACTCCATGCGCGGCGAAGAGACCGTCAATGTGCTGCCGCGAGCCCAGCGCATGCGGGTAGGAGATAAAGGCCTCGTCCTCCAGGTCCTCAGGCACCAGAACCGCTTTGCTCTGCAGGTGATGGCCCGCAGGCAACGCGCAAACCAGCGGCGAGCGCAATAGGCACTCGCCGCGAGGGCTGGGAAAGGCGTGAGGTTCGGCAATCAGGCCCAGATCACAGCGCTGTCCGACCACTTGGTCTACTACTTCGGTCGAGGATTGCACCACCAAGCTGATCCTCGCTTGCTCATGCTGTTTGACAAAGGCACAGATCGCCCGTGGCATGAATGACAGGCCAAGCGCGGGCGCACAGGCGATGCGTAGCGAACCACGTGCGAGGCTGCCAATTTCGCGCGCCGTGCGAGCTATGCGTTCCACGCCCAGCAATGAACGCTGCACCTCCTCATACAGAACCAGTGCCTCCGGCGTCGGCTGCAGCCGGCCCTTGATCCGCTCGAAGAGTGGAAAGCCGATGTCCTCCTCCAATGCACTGATCAGTCGTGTGGCGGCAGGTTGCGAGATGTGCAGCATCTCTGCTGCTCGTGTCACTGTTTGCCCGAGGATGACTGCTCGGAAGGCTTCCAGTTGGCGTAAGTTCATGTCCGACAAGTCCATAACAAAAAAACATGGTCTAGCCAAAATAAAGCATTTTTCAGCTCCAGATAAAGCGCCGTAGGATCACTCGCACTACGACATGACCCGCAATTTACCTGGCTTTCATGCAGCGATTGCCACAGGTCATAAACGAGGCGAGTGCTATGCATAAAGTTCAGACCATTATCGTCGGCGGCGGCCTGGTTGGCATGGCGACCGCCTACGGTCTCGCTCGACTAGGCCAGCCAGTCTGTGTGATTGACGAGGGTGACTCTGCCTTTCGCGCTTCTCGCGGCAACTTTGGCCTGCTCTGGGTGCAGGGCAAGGGTTACGGCATGAGCCCCTACGCGTGCTGGACCCGCCAGTCGGTGGCGCATTGGCCGGAACTGGCCAGGCTGCTGCAAAGCGAAACCGGAATCGATGTCCAGTTGCGCCAGCCCGGTGGCTTCCAACTCTGCCTGTCTGAGGCCGAACTGGCCGAGGAGGCCCAGCGCCTAAATTGGCTGCGTGATGCCCTGGGCGGCGACTACCCCTTCGAGATCCTCGACCCGGCAGCTTTGCGCGTGCGCTTGCCGGGCATTGGGCCGACTGTGGTCGGGGCTTGCTTCTCGCCCATGGATGGCCATGTAAATCCCCTGAAGCTGCTGCGCGCCCTGTACAGCGCATGCCAGTTGCGTGGTGTACTCATCCTGAGCGGACTCCAAGTGGATGGCATTGATACCAGTGGCGAGGATTTTGTGCTCAGTGCCGGCGGCCAGAGATTGCGCTGCGAAAAGCTGGTTCTGGCCGCCGGCCTTGGCAACCGGAGATTGGGCGCCGCCCTCGGCCACGATGTGCCGCTGAGCCCTAGCCGGGGGCAGATTCTGGTTACGGAACGGGTCGAGCCGTTCCTGAACTATCCCACCACCTATGTGCGCCAGACCGATGAGGGAACGGTGCAATTGGGCGATTCGGCAGAAAACGTCGGCTTCGATGACGGCACTAGCACTGCCGTGATGGCCGAAATAGCGGAGCGCGCCGTGCGTTGTTTCCCACGCCTGGAGAACGTCCGCCTCGTTCGTGCCTGGGGCGCACTGCGGGTCATGAGTCCAGATGGTGCCCCCATCTACCAGCACCTGCCGAAGGCTCCCGGGGCTCATGTGCTGTGCTGCCACAGCGGTGTCACGTTGGCAGCCGCTCATGCCCTGCATCTAGCGTCCTGGGTGACCGGCGAACGCAACTTCCCCGAGATTGCGGCATTTGGCCTAGACCGCTTCGCTTCTGCCACCGAGATTCGCCATGTCCACTAATCCCCTTTTCACGCGGATGCCCATCGATGGGCCGCACGTACTGATCGAGTTTGAAGGAAAACCCTTTCAGGTTCCGACTGGACTCACCCTGGCAGCTGCTCTGCTTGCCAGCGACGTGGGACGGACACGCAGCACGCCCGTCAGCGGTGCACCCAGGGCCCCCTACTGCATGATGGGTGTTTGCTTCGAGTGCCTAGTCGAAGTGAACGGCGTACCCAACTGTCAGGCCTGTCTGACTATCGTCAGCGAAGGCATGCAGGTGCGCCGCCAAGAGGGCACCCGGGCATTGAGCGAAATGCCTGCGAAGGAGTGTCACGAAGATGCCTGAGACCATCGACCTGTTGATTCTGGGGGCCGGGCCCGCAGGCCTGAGTGCTGCCATCGAGGCTCGTAGGCACGGGTTATCGGTAATGGTCCTCGACGAACAACCAGGGCCTGGAGGACAAATCTATCGGGGCATTCTCGAAAGCGACTCTCGACGTTTGGCCGTGCTCGGTACCGACTATCAAGCGGGGAACGACCTTGTTGCGACATTCATGGGATGCGGCGCCCAGTACATTCCGGGCGCTTCGGTCTGGCAAGTCGAGCAGGATATGCACGTCCACTATCTGCACGAGGGCCGTTCTCATACCGTCCAGGCGAGACGACTGCTAGTCGCCACCGGAGCCTACGAGCGTCCCATGCCGATTCCGGGCTGGACACTCCCGGGCGTCATGACTGCTGGTGCCGGCCAGATCCTGTTGAAAGGTGCGGCTCTCTTGCCCAGCAGGCCTGTGGTGCTGGCTGGCGGCGGGCCGCTGCTCTACCTGCTCGCCGTGCAATACCTGCGGGCTGGCATTCAAGTGGCGGCGCTGGTGGACACCAGCCGTTTTGCCGACACCTTACGCGCTTGGCGCCATATTCCCCGCGCACTTCTTGGCTGGCGTGACCTGCTCAAGGGTTTGTCACTTCTCGCTACCCTGCGCCGCGCCAGAGTTCCCCATTTCCGGGGAGCGAGCGCGTTGCGCATAGAGGGGGACCAATGCGCCGAAGCGCTCAGCTTTACCTGCGGTGGCAACCGCCACAGCCTACCAGCCAAGCTGATTCTGCTTCATCAGGGCATAGTGCCCAACACCCAGATCAGTTGGTCCCTGCGCCTGGCGCACGAGTGGAGTGAAGAGCAGCTTTGTTGGCGCGCCCAGTGCGACAACTGGGGTGAATCAAGCCTGCCTGGTGTCTTTCTCGCAGGCGACGGCGGCGCTATAGGCGGGGCGCTGGCGGCCAGAGAGCAGGGGCATCTCGCAGCCCTCGCCATCGCTGCCCAGCTACGACAACTAAGCGCAGGGCACCGCGACCGTCTGGCACGCCCCCATTTTCGGGCACTGGCCCGCTGCCTCGCCGCACGCCCGCTCTTGGATGTGATGTACCGCCCGCGTCAGGAAAACCGCATCCCCCAGGACGATGTAATCGTTTGCCGCTGCGAGGAGGTAACCGCCGGCCAGGTGCGCGCCCATGTCCGTCTTGGTTGTCTGGGCCCCAATCAGACCAAGGCCTTCGGCCGTTGCGGCATGGGCCCATGCCAAGGCCGGCTCTGCGGCCTGACCGTGACCGAGACCATTGCCGAGCAGCGACAAGTGCCGCGAGCGGGCGTGGGCTATTACCGCATCCGGCCACCGCTCAAGCCAATTACGTTGGCGCAACTAGCCGGTCAACCCAGCCACAACCTCGATCCGGAGGCCCCATGAGTTCTATTCAGCGTTTCGACAGCAATTCCAGACTCAGCCGCGTTGTCGTCCACCAAGGAGTCGCGTGGCTTAGCGGAATAGTGGCCGCTGACTGCAGCCAGGACACCCGCAGCCAAGTTCGCCAAGTCCTGGCGCGGCTCGACGATCTTCTCGCCTCGGTAGGTAGTGACCGATCACGCCTGCTCAGCACTCAGATCTGGCTCAAGGACATGGTGGCTGACTTTGACACCGTGAATGAGGAGTGGAGTACCTGGTACGAGGGCTCCCCCCCTGCTCGCGCTACCTGCCAAGTAACTTTCGACGATCCGGACATCCGTCTGGAACTCATCGTGACCGCTGCAACATGAAGCGGTCACGCCCAGTACATCCAACAACAACATCGCAACTGGAGTTAGCCATGTCTCGCAAAATCACTCTCATCGCAACGACCCTCGGGGTCCTCTTCGGGCTGTGCAGCGCGGCTCAAGCAGAGACCGAAAATCTGCGTTTGGGCATTGAAGCGGCGTACCCGCCCTTCGCCTATAAGACTGCCGACAACCATATCGAAGGTTTCGATTACGACATAGGTGAAGCCATCTGCGCTGAACTGAAAGTCCGTTGTGAATGGACGGAGATGGAGTTCGACGGTCTGATCCCGGCCCTCAAGGTCCGAAAAATTGATGCCGCCATTTCGTCCGTATCCATCACGCCGGATCGCTTGAAGTCGGTCGACTTCACCAGCAGCTACTACCGCCTTCCAGCCAAAATAGCGGTACGCAAGGATAGCGGCATTCAGGACATCCCCAGCGATCTCGCCGGCAAGCGGATTGGCGTTCAGCGATCCACCAATTTTGACCGCTACGCCACCGACACCTTTGAGCCCAAGGGCGCCCAGATTGTCCGCTATGGCAATCAGAACGAAGTATTCCTGGATCTGCTTGCCGGTCGTCTTGACGCAACCTTGGCAGGCTCCGTCGCCATCGACACGGGCTTGCTGAGCAAGCCAGAAGGCAAGGCCTACAAGTTTGTCGGTCCCGACTACCGGGATGCGAATTACTTTGGCATGGGGGCCGGCATCGCAGTGCGCAAGCATGATCCCTTGGCCGAACGGATCAACACCGCCCTGGCAACGATTCGCGCCAATGGCAAGTACGACGAGATTCGCAAGAAGTACTTCGCCTACGACATTTTCGGCGAGTAAGTATGGCCCTTGACTCCCTGGAACGCTTTGCCCTCGCGAAGCTACTCGGTATGGCTGGCGTACTGAGGACGAGGTGGGACCTGATGGACTTTGACGTTCTGGGGAGGGAAAGGACGACCTTCGGGTTCTACACGCTGATCCAACAACACGAGGTGCTCGAGTCGTTGCCTTCGTCGCTGGAGCTGATCCTCCCCATTACCCACCACGCGCTCAGGTGCGGTGGGTACTTCGTATGCTGGATCGAGGACGGCGCCACCATTTGTCTCGAAGCCGTTGCCAATCGACAGTCCTGGCCCCCGGACATCTCCCCGGCTGACGTTTGCTGGGCAAGTCAGAGTACGAAAATGGCCTGGCGCACCAGCAGGCTGAGCAAGGCTGGTGATGAATAGTGTCGCGGCATATGTCCATCGACAGCGAGCACTGAACGCTTCGGCTGAGATGCCGAGATTGGCTATCGCAAGGGTGATGGCGCGAACACCGCGCGTTTTGTTGCTGCCAGCGGATTCACGCCAGGTACTTCGCGTTGGCATCAAAGGCGGTGATTAACCATCTGTAATGCCTGCTTCTCTGAAACAGAAGCGCATTCTCTCTTTATTACGCGCCTAATGGCGCACCGCATGAGGAACCTGATCATGCTCAACGGCTATGGCTCGACAATACTCGAGGGTGCCTGGCTCACACTGTTATTGGCCGTTACTTCCATAGTCCTTGCAGTAATGCTCGGACTGATTGGTGCGGCCTTCCGGCTTTCCCCCGCCAAGTGTCTGGCCCTGATGGGGGAGATCTACGCCACGGTGATTCGCGGCGTTCCCGACCTGGTGCTGATCCTGCTGATCTTCTATGGCGGCCAGCAGATCGTGAACGTCGTGGCGCCCATGGTCGGCTACAAGGACTACATCGACCTGGATCCGTTCTGGTCCGGCGTTTTCACCCTCGGCTTCATCTTCGGTGCGTACCTCTCGGAAACCTTTCGGGGTGCCTTCATGGCGATTCCGAAAGGGCAGGGAGAGGCTGGTCTGGCCTACGGCATGAGCGGGCTCAAGGTGTTCTTTCGCATCTTGGTACCGCAGATGATCCGCTTGGCGATCCCTGGCTTCACCAACAACTGGCTGGTAATGACTAAGGCCACCGCGCTGATCTCGGTGGTTGGCCTCCAGGACATGATGTTCAAGGCCAAGAGCGCAGCGGATGCGACCCGTGAACCCTTCACCTTCTACCTCGCGGTTGCCGCGCTCTACCTCGTGCTGACCAGCGTTTCCCTGCTGGCGCTGCGCTACATGGAGCGTCGTTACTCGGTAGGCATTAAGGCGGCTGAACTATGATTTTCGACTACAACGTGATCTGGCAGAGCCTGCCACTCTACGTCGGTGGCGTGCTGGTGACCCTGAAGCTCCTGGCGTTTTCCCTGGCTCTCGGCCTAGCCGGCGCCGTTCCGCTGGCGCTGATGCGGGTGTCCAGGCAGCCTTGGGTGAACTTCCCGGCCTGGCTCTACACCTACGTGATCCGCGGCACGCCGATGCTGGTGCAGTTGTTCCTGATCTACTACGGCCTGGCCCAGTTCGAGGGGGTACGCGAGAGCGCCATGTGGCCCTACCTGTCCAACGCGACGTTCTGCGCCTGTCTGGCCTTTGCCATCAACACCAGCGCCTATACCGCGGAAATCCTCGCCGGCAGCATCAAGGCCACGCCCTATGGCGAGATCGAGGCAGCCAAGGCCATGGGCATGTCCCGCGTCAAGCTGTATCGCCGCATCCTGCTTCCGTCGGCCCTGCGCCGGGCGCTGCCGCAGTACAGCAACGAAGTCATCATGATGCTGCACACCACCAGCCTGGCGTCCATTGTCACCCTGATCGACATCACCGGCGCCGCGCGCACCGTGAATTCGCAGTACTACCTGCCGTTCGAGGCCTTCATCACCGCCGGCGCGTTCTATCTGTGCCTGACTTTTATTCTAGTGCGCCTGTTCAAGGCCGCCGAGCGTCGCTACCTGGCCTACCTGGTCCCGCGCAAGGCCTGATGCCATCAAGGTATCGACCAGTTAAAGCGTTTTGCTCAATTCATGCAGTGACTGGCCAAGGCGGCCGGCATTGAACCAACTCGTCAGGGATGCCTGTTCAGCGACTGACATCACGAGACCATCCAATGTACAAGCTCGAAATCGATAATCTGCATAAAAGCTATGGCACACACGAAGTTCTCAAGGGCGTGTCCCTGACCGCGAAAGCGGGTGACGTCATCAGCATCATCGGCTCCAGCGGCTCGGGCAAGAGTACCTTCTTGCGCTGTATCAACATGCTGGAGCAGCCCAACGGCGGCAAGATCCTGCTCAATGGCGAAGAGCTCAAGCTCGTGGGCAACAAGGACAGCGGCCTGAAGGCGACCGATCCCAAGCAGCTGCAGCGCATGCGTTCCCGTCTGGCCATGGTGTTCCAGCACTTCAACCTGTGGTCGCACATGAGTGCCCTGGAGAACGTGATCGAGGCGCCGGTGCATGTGCTCGGCGTGCCGAAGAAGGAAGCCATCGAGAAGGCCGAGCACTACCTGGCCAAGGTAGGGGTGGCCCATCGCAAGGAAGCCTACCCGGCGCACATGTCTGGCGGTGAGCAGCAGCGTGTGGCCATTGCTCGTGCCCTAGCCGTGGAGCCCGAGGTGATGCTGTTCGACGAACCCACCTCGGCCTTGGACCCAGAGCTGGTTGGGGAGGTGCTGAAAGTGATGAAGGATCTGGCCGTGGAAGGCCGCACCATGGTCGTAGTCACCCACGAAATGGGCTTCGCCCGCGAGGTATCCAACCAGCTGATCTTCCTGCACAAGGGGCTGGTAGAGGAAAGTGGGTGCCCGAAAGAAGTGTTGGGAAATCCGAGCTCCGGGCGCTTGCAGCAGTTTCTTGCCGGTAGCTTGAAGTAACGTCCGTGGTCCTCACGAATCATTAGGCCATCAAGGTTATACGGTCGAAGCTGACAATTTTCCCGCTCCAGATCATCTCGAAGTGAGCGGCCTGGATTATTGAGGTGACGGAGCGTGGTGTCATAAATGCCCAGCAGACGTTTCCGGGTGAACAAACCAAGCTGTAACGCAGGTCTGGATACGCCGCTGCTTCGTTTAGCCCCCAGTTGATGCGAGTGCTGTACTGGTCGGGGGCATAGATGCAGCTAAAGGGGTCGGAGTGATTTATTTTTATTCACTCCGATCCCTTTTGTTTTCTTCAGCACCGAGAGTCGGTATGTCTCGTTCAAATTCGGCAAGACTAATGTGCTGCTAGGGATGATCTGAAGTAGTCATGTATTTCTGGCCGACTTCAGCCCCCGCCGATTTTGAAAGCGTAGAGTCGATCAAAAACGATCAGATCACCCGCTCATTTCTGTGTTTTTAGCCGCCGCGAGCACCTCGCCGCGGCTATTCCCCACATTACAGGCACACCTCTCCTGGGTTGGCCAGCAACTGTCGGCGCGCCATCCACAGGTTCGACAGGGCGAACAGCGTTACGAGCTGGGCGGTGTTCTTGGCCAGGCCACGGAAGCGCACCTTGGTGTAACCGAACTGGCGCTTGATCACCCGGAACGGATGCTCGACCTTGGCCCGTACCTGCGCCTTGGCCTTTTCGATACACCGTTTCATCCGATACAGCAGGCTGCGTTTGCCGTGCTTTTTGTAAGTACTGCGACGGGCGGCAATCTGCCAGATAACCTGGCGACCTTCATGCTCGGCACGTTTCTCGACGCCGGTGTAACCCGCGTCGGCACACACCACGTTCTCTTGGCCGTGTAGCAGTTTGTCCACCTGCGTGACGTCCGCGACATTGGCCGCTGTGACCACCACGCTGTGCACCAAGCCTGATTCATCGTCAGCGCCAATGTGCGCTTTGGCGCCGAAGTAGTACTGGTTGCCCTTCTTCGTCTGGTGCATTTCCGGGTCGCGCTTACCATCTTTGTTCTTGGTCGAACTCGGCGCATGAATCAGCGTGGCATCAACAATAGTGCCCTGGCGCAGCGACAGGCCCCGGTCACCCAGGTAGCCATTGATCACGGCCAGAATCCCTGCCGCCAACTCATGCCTCTCCAGCAGGCGACGGAAGTTGAGGATGGTGGTCTCGTCGGGAATGCGCACCAGGCTCAGCTCGGCAAACTGGCGCAGGATGGTGGTCTCGTACAGCGCCTCCTCCATCGCTGGATCGCTGTAGCCGAACCAGTTCTGCATCAGATGCACCCGCAGCATCGCCATCAGCGGATAGGCCGGACGACCGCCTTCACCCTTCGGCTAGTGTGGCTCGATCAGAGCAATCAGGCCCTTCCACGGCACCACCCGATCCATCTCGATCAGGAACAACTCTTTGCGGGTCTGCTTGCGCTTGCCGGCGTACTCGGCATCGGCGAAGGTCATTTGCTTCATCGGAAAACTCAGCGGGTTGAATCCGGGCATTTTGCCAAAATCAGGAAGTCTTCTTCAGACCATCCCTAGAAGGCGTGAGATGATCGTATGAGTGAGCCGGACGGATGGCCGGACTCACTTTTCCCTGTAACCTAGTTGCGAGTTGATTAAGAGTCTTCCTCTTGAAAATCTAATTTAAGGTTGAGCTTGCCTTGATAAACACCAATCCTTTTCTTAGCCCGCTCAATGACGTCCTTGAAGTGCAAAATTTCGAAGTAGGTTTCGCCTAGCTTGACCCCGCTTTCAGGGTCGTTCAGCGCACTCGATAGGAACCATCCGTTGCCCATGGGAAATTTAGTCCAGCTACCGCCCACCCGAAGTGTATTGACACTGTCGCCTATTAGGTATCCATAGAATTTCTTTAACTTTCCACCTGACTTTGCGTTCAGCAGATAGGCGTATTCCTGAAGATCACCGATATGTTCGTCCATCTGCACGCCGGGCGCTTTAAACTCTACGATGATAGCTGATCCTTCCTTGCTGAAAATAGCAATATCAGGACGCTTTCCACCATTTTCATCGGCACGCTTCAAAAGTATGTTCTGAATTTCTTGATCAACGTCCTCTGAAAATATTTTGCTACCGTCATCCCAAGTGAGTTTTGAGAGTGGAAGGTCTGAAGCGATATAATCATAATAATGATACTCCTCGCTCAGAAGCCAGATATCGTGGTCGGAAACCTCTGAGCTATCCTTTCGCATTGGGAAGAATATGCTGTGAATTATTCTTTCGTCCTTACGTCGCGCATCGCTATCGACATTCTGCATCACCAAGTTTTTGCCGCACGCCAAGTCAAGTATCTGGACTATCGCGGCGCGGCGAACGATGAGCTGGGATAAATTCGCCATATCAATATTTTTGAGCGAGGCGGTGTATTT contains the following coding sequences:
- a CDS encoding conjugal transfer protein TraG, whose amino-acid sequence is MQATTVLYGQVLAVLAITLCGVWSATQWTAAALGYQVRLGAPWFEVLGTPVYHPWRLFEWWFVFDAYAPEVFNVGGTIAACSSLLALAVAIGMALWRARQARRVTTYGSARWAEADEVRQAGLTRPAGVFLGLFNEQYLRHEGPEHVLAFAPTRSGKGVGLVVPTLLAWPASAVIHDIKGENWSLTAGWRARFSHCLLFNPTDAASAAYNPLLEVRRGTHEVRDVQNIADILVDPEGALERRNHWEKTSHALLVGAILHVLYAGQDKTLRGVANFLSDPACTFELTLQRMMSTPHLGDGPHPVVASAAREVLNKSENERSGVLSTAMSFLGLYRDPTVAAVTSRCDWRIADLISAEHPLSLYLVVPPSDISRTKPLIRLILNQIGRRLTESLDGADGIERKHKLLLMLDEFPALGRLDFFESALAFMAGYGLRAFLISQSLNQIDKAYGQNHSILDNCHVRVTFATNDERTAKRISETLGTATELRAQRNYAGHRLAPWLGHLMVSRQETARPLLTPGEVMQLPSDEAVVMLSGHAPIRAKKLRYFSDANFRRRLLPAPQLQPGRYADAPAPRADDWSGLAVPAAADASAAGLADAESVEDGGPRREPELAQSVPLPEHDEPAGDLLLLDEDDVPPPFPSQPDPRLQRAARLAALDPDDGIAL
- a CDS encoding LysR substrate-binding domain-containing protein; the protein is MNLRQLEAFRAVILGQTVTRAAEMLHISQPAATRLISALEEDIGFPLFERIKGRLQPTPEALVLYEEVQRSLLGVERIARTAREIGSLARGSLRIACAPALGLSFMPRAICAFVKQHEQARISLVVQSSTEVVDQVVGQRCDLGLIAEPHAFPSPRGECLLRSPLVCALPAGHHLQSKAVLVPEDLEDEAFISYPHALGSRQHIDGLFAAHGVNRRLQLEAQLSATLCALVEQGGGIALVDAITALENRSEGIVFRPFEPAIEMDFSLLLPPQSRPSLFQECFMEHLRAFVAQEIPVLHQPLR
- a CDS encoding NAD(P)/FAD-dependent oxidoreductase encodes the protein MHKVQTIIVGGGLVGMATAYGLARLGQPVCVIDEGDSAFRASRGNFGLLWVQGKGYGMSPYACWTRQSVAHWPELARLLQSETGIDVQLRQPGGFQLCLSEAELAEEAQRLNWLRDALGGDYPFEILDPAALRVRLPGIGPTVVGACFSPMDGHVNPLKLLRALYSACQLRGVLILSGLQVDGIDTSGEDFVLSAGGQRLRCEKLVLAAGLGNRRLGAALGHDVPLSPSRGQILVTERVEPFLNYPTTYVRQTDEGTVQLGDSAENVGFDDGTSTAVMAEIAERAVRCFPRLENVRLVRAWGALRVMSPDGAPIYQHLPKAPGAHVLCCHSGVTLAAAHALHLASWVTGERNFPEIAAFGLDRFASATEIRHVH
- a CDS encoding (2Fe-2S)-binding protein; translation: MSTNPLFTRMPIDGPHVLIEFEGKPFQVPTGLTLAAALLASDVGRTRSTPVSGAPRAPYCMMGVCFECLVEVNGVPNCQACLTIVSEGMQVRRQEGTRALSEMPAKECHEDA
- a CDS encoding NAD(P)/FAD-dependent oxidoreductase; the protein is MPETIDLLILGAGPAGLSAAIEARRHGLSVMVLDEQPGPGGQIYRGILESDSRRLAVLGTDYQAGNDLVATFMGCGAQYIPGASVWQVEQDMHVHYLHEGRSHTVQARRLLVATGAYERPMPIPGWTLPGVMTAGAGQILLKGAALLPSRPVVLAGGGPLLYLLAVQYLRAGIQVAALVDTSRFADTLRAWRHIPRALLGWRDLLKGLSLLATLRRARVPHFRGASALRIEGDQCAEALSFTCGGNRHSLPAKLILLHQGIVPNTQISWSLRLAHEWSEEQLCWRAQCDNWGESSLPGVFLAGDGGAIGGALAAREQGHLAALAIAAQLRQLSAGHRDRLARPHFRALARCLAARPLLDVMYRPRQENRIPQDDVIVCRCEEVTAGQVRAHVRLGCLGPNQTKAFGRCGMGPCQGRLCGLTVTETIAEQRQVPRAGVGYYRIRPPLKPITLAQLAGQPSHNLDPEAP
- a CDS encoding RidA family protein, translated to MSSIQRFDSNSRLSRVVVHQGVAWLSGIVAADCSQDTRSQVRQVLARLDDLLASVGSDRSRLLSTQIWLKDMVADFDTVNEEWSTWYEGSPPARATCQVTFDDPDIRLELIVTAAT
- a CDS encoding transporter substrate-binding domain-containing protein, with product MSRKITLIATTLGVLFGLCSAAQAETENLRLGIEAAYPPFAYKTADNHIEGFDYDIGEAICAELKVRCEWTEMEFDGLIPALKVRKIDAAISSVSITPDRLKSVDFTSSYYRLPAKIAVRKDSGIQDIPSDLAGKRIGVQRSTNFDRYATDTFEPKGAQIVRYGNQNEVFLDLLAGRLDATLAGSVAIDTGLLSKPEGKAYKFVGPDYRDANYFGMGAGIAVRKHDPLAERINTALATIRANGKYDEIRKKYFAYDIFGE
- a CDS encoding ABC transporter permease translates to MLNGYGSTILEGAWLTLLLAVTSIVLAVMLGLIGAAFRLSPAKCLALMGEIYATVIRGVPDLVLILLIFYGGQQIVNVVAPMVGYKDYIDLDPFWSGVFTLGFIFGAYLSETFRGAFMAIPKGQGEAGLAYGMSGLKVFFRILVPQMIRLAIPGFTNNWLVMTKATALISVVGLQDMMFKAKSAADATREPFTFYLAVAALYLVLTSVSLLALRYMERRYSVGIKAAEL
- a CDS encoding ABC transporter permease, translated to MIFDYNVIWQSLPLYVGGVLVTLKLLAFSLALGLAGAVPLALMRVSRQPWVNFPAWLYTYVIRGTPMLVQLFLIYYGLAQFEGVRESAMWPYLSNATFCACLAFAINTSAYTAEILAGSIKATPYGEIEAAKAMGMSRVKLYRRILLPSALRRALPQYSNEVIMMLHTTSLASIVTLIDITGAARTVNSQYYLPFEAFITAGAFYLCLTFILVRLFKAAERRYLAYLVPRKA
- a CDS encoding ABC transporter ATP-binding protein; its protein translation is MYKLEIDNLHKSYGTHEVLKGVSLTAKAGDVISIIGSSGSGKSTFLRCINMLEQPNGGKILLNGEELKLVGNKDSGLKATDPKQLQRMRSRLAMVFQHFNLWSHMSALENVIEAPVHVLGVPKKEAIEKAEHYLAKVGVAHRKEAYPAHMSGGEQQRVAIARALAVEPEVMLFDEPTSALDPELVGEVLKVMKDLAVEGRTMVVVTHEMGFAREVSNQLIFLHKGLVEESGCPKEVLGNPSSGRLQQFLAGSLK